The window ATCAAATCAATGTTCAGGAATAAAACCCATCAACCAAACACTtcattttattctctttctcATTCCTGAGTACAAAAACCACGTACCAAGCATCCCTTGAGTGTTAAAATATGGATATCAAATTTTGATACAGGACCAAATTTGATGTGGCCCAATCACAGCGTGCCCAGCGCTGGTggttacttttttatttttgttttcttttttaaatacatttttgcataataattgatcaaatatatatatatatatatatatcattattttttatttttcgagatctataaatagagacttgatttgtgtcatttggacaccaaaaCATTTTTGGTTTGTGTCATTTCGACACCAAAACATTTCTGAAATTTTCCACCATATTATCATCTTTGTTTGTATCACATTTCTTTTGaaatcttcaaactctttcatggaTCATCACAAAACTACAACTTCTTTCCAAATTACTTCCCAAATCAAGCTCAAAACCCAAATATACAACCTTCGAACCAAAACATGATGAATTAtttatggttaaaaaaaatgaaattatgtataaatgatgtagaagtgagagaaaatgaaaaagtaattttgataccttgaataacactctgttgttggaatttttagggtcacttgtataataaataattgtacatatgtcatatttaatataagccaaaataatgtgatctaatgtgaaattaagtttatggcttatgagtgtatttatcatgaatataaagtgaggatacctaagtggcatttctaattttatgaaggggctaaattagaaattgtcaaactataataactaacttattgttggttatatataacggtaatggtccccatttgaagtaacgTCAATTCCTCTTTGCGttcccatcaacagagagaaacttattgacttactcatcaattGGAAATCAattggaagaaccattccacatCAAGAAAGTATAAAAATAGAGAGATTAAAGACTTTTTCTATTCAAGAAAAGTGAAGATTCATGCcattaattaaggtacgcttccgccgcattcagattttaatttctcacatattaaattaggatctaattaggataattcatggttaaaaaaaatgaaattatgtataaatgatgtggaagtgagagaaagtgaaaaagtaattttgatacttTGAATAACACTCTGTATGATATACTAAAAAAATGAGTGTTAAAATAGGTGTTAAGCTGTGTGGATAGTCTAATGACTCATTTGATGTAGTGATTATtgggttttttttcttctaaaaaacgttttttatggttaaaagttaaaaatattatttattttttatagataaattaattttatataattaaataaatggtaattttaatatttaaatatatataaaaaaataattaaataattaaaaagataattgagttttgagataaaaccataaaaaaaaaactcctgTTCCATCAAATGAGCTCtaaatctttttatataaaataaattaaactttatttaaataaaatccaaactttataaaaaagtaaaaatcataaaataaatatatataatataaaataaaataaagttagaaCAATCATGTGCACATATCTCAAGGGGtttcaatatataatacaaCCCATCAACTAACCTTAAGGAGGCAGAGTAGAGCCAGAAACAGAGAAACAAGAGGAGACCTGCCGGCCCCCCCGACTCAATATGGGTATAGAAATCCACCATACCGACGACCACAAGTCCGGTGGGGATGAGAAAAAACAACTTTTCTCATCACTTCCTCCTCTAGTTCTCGGTCTTCAACCCTCTGCCCTCATTGATCATGTCGCCAAAGTCGATTCCTATCTTCTCTCCAAAATTCCCGGCGAAACTGGTGGTTCTTTCCCGGTACAtctcttttcatttcttttcattcatatacTTATTGTTTAAGGTTGACTTTAGTATACCCAATTTTGTTTTCTTGATTATTAGATCTAGAATCTTGCTATAATTGATTTGAATTGGACATGCATTAGGTTGAAGTTGAAGAGCTTGAGCAGATATTAACAGAAGTTAACATTCATGGGTTATCATCCTCCTCTCCAAATGAACAATCTTTATGGAAGACAATGGCTGGGGGAAGTGTTGCAAATTCTATTAGAGGTTTATCTGCTGGATTTGGAATCTCAACAGGTATAATTGGGACTTGTGGGGATGATGAATTGGGTAAACTTTTTCAAAGTAATATGAATTCTTATGGAGTAAACATATCGAGATTGAGaaaacaaaatgagaaaactGCTCAGTGTGTTTGTTTGGTGGATGAATTGGGCAATCGCACAATGAGACCTTGTCTTTCAAATGCTGCTAAGATTCAGGTTtatattgtttgtttgttattcAAAGTTATCGGAATTTAACATATGTATGATGGGTTTTTGATTGCTTACATTGTGTTCTATCAGGCTGATGAACTATCAAGAGATGATTTTAAAGGCTCTAgggtaatgttttttttaactgtACCAAGAGTTTCATCAAATTTTcgattatttttttcatatattcgATTTTTGTTGTTGCAGTGGTTGGTAATCAGATATGCAATAGCAAATTTGGACATTATTCATTCAGCTATTAGAATTGCTAAACAAGAGGGTCTTTTTATTTCTCTTGATTTGGCCAGTTTTGAGGTAAGAGATATATAACTAGGAAGACCTctaaagaatgaaaatattaCCTTTTTAGTTTCATTTGGaaacacaaaatcaaatctttgaatagtaaatttaattttcaaacatgTATTGtagatacaaaaataataattgcttttaaataaatcttgttttttttgttaaaaaaatgataatttcatTAAAGTCACAACAGTTATGAAATATGGCTAAAATAAGCACAAGTTATTAGATGAGTTCATACTATTTAGGTTCTTATGCATATGACAAATTGAGTTTTCTTCTACTGTTTCATATTATTTAGGTATAGGGATTGATGTGTTTTCTTTGTAAGATACATAAATATGAACTtcctttttatgtttttttgtaaTTGGGCAGATGGTTCGAAAATTTAGAGAACCTCTTCTAGAGTTATTAGAATCGAGGAACATTGATCTATGTTTTGCCAATGAGGATGAAGCTATGGAGCTCCTAAGGTAACCAAAccaactattaattttatttaaaggcTAAGTGAGAATCGAACTCGTAACTTTTGATCTCGTAGGAATCACCCTTACCAAAAAATTGTTGGTTATCTAACCTGTTTGATAACAGGGGTGAAGAAAATTCAAATCCGGAAGCTGCCCTCGagtttttgtcaaaatattGCAAGTGGGCTGTGGTTACGCTAGGGGCCAATGGATGCACTGCTAAAAATGGAAAAGAGGTGAGTTTTTCTATCTATAGAATATGAATTTGATTGattcatttaatttgttctttTAATCTCAAATGTTGTCTCGATCATAACAAGTGGAAATTATATATCGGTTCCAATTTCGTAAGGCTGAGATTATATTTAGATGCGTAGAAATGAAAAATCTTGAAATTAAAATCAGCAAAAGTGTTTATAAGAGatgaaaataaaactatttttaccTGTtacattcataaaatttatggtTTACCATTTTCTTTCGGTATTAATATCTCATTTTGGAACACGATCCCACTTTGAATAATagtaactttttatattttttttttcattacttttatttcTGCTGATAAAATGTTCTTGGATTCCTTTCCTTTGGGATCTTACATTTTGAagaacttaaaaaattatataccaacacaaattctaattttaaaacattaggATAATTTAACTGTCAAGAGTCTTATATAAGATTCACGAAGAAACACTTTGATTTACGAGGGTTATGCTAGTTATTTCGGTGATTTGGAATTGAAAACCTATACATGATCAATTTATTACCGGATTAACTTCGTATCATTTTTGAAGTGGAATTGAggattatgttataaaattattcagATTGTTAAGGTTCCTGCAATTGGAGAAACAATAGCTAAAGATGCAACTGGAGCTGGAGACTTGTTTGCTTGTGGGTTCTTATATGGAATGGTGAAGGGTTTGTCTATGGAGGAATGTTGTCGTATTGGGACATGTAGTGGTGCTGCAGTTATTCGTTCTTTAGGAGGAGAAGTCACGACTGAGAATTGGCAGTGGATGCATAAACAATTGGAAACCGAAGGCTTGAATTTAtcgagtaataataataatagcattTGAAACCGGGCAATAGAGGTTCAAACATGTAGGATGGATTGattattaatgttgtttttctGTTTGTTTTGGGGATGAGTAATTTATCCAACATTCCTTTGAACTCTTTGTTATGGTTGtaagtgtatttatattttgacTCTAACTACTTTCTAAATAAACTCTTTCACaaggaaaaaggaaaaaaatgtttgaattttaagaCAATGTTCAAAAAGTTCATTTAGTAGAGATTGTTTTGATCTTTTAGAGATATTTGTGtgaatcataattttatatgcCAAAAATTTGGGTATCTATTTGATCTTAGtactgaaaaataaattattcgattaatgttttttattcacttaattttgacatgtttaaactgttaatttaattatgatatattttaaaaaaattaatcaatttaacatttttttatccaattaaaaaattcaagtatttaatttaaaaaggtTATACTAATTtgaattgtaataataattataaaaaaaaattatatgagaTTGTAATTAGAGGAtcgataaactcaacgaaagtAGGTCCACGAATCCGACGTGGCCTGTCAGGTGTTCCCACGTCCCGAAAAActcattttgggtcccgaaaccaatcatttcgggtcccgaaacggtcggaaagaaaaaaaaaattatcccgAAAGGACCGTTTCGAGACATTATGAAGCCGTTTCaggacattttgaaaattttctctctcataccTACATGTCATGCACGTTGATTCGTGGACTTACTTTCATTAAATATTTCGttaagtttatcatttttcttgtaattattaACCAACTATATATTACATTCATATTATTAAGTCGACTTTACTAGTTTATCGGgtataaattaaagaaaataatatttataaaatatataattttttaatttataaaattagaattttaaatttttaacttgTAAAAAGCTTGATTggtatgattttaaattttttaaaattaattctctAATTTTTGGATTAGGGTGTCGAAGATCAATAACTGGTTAGAACTGAAATTTTAGGGTTCTAGATTATCCGATCCTATCGATTGAATatctttctttaaatttttgttattttggttAGTATTAAAGTAGTGGaattaaattgttataaaataacACTCACTAATCTAATCAAAAGTCAAAATGCGTCAatcttttgtataaatattaatttgaatatagtCCATTAATTATACTCTATCAAAACTCTAAATTTGATGCTCCCacttattaaatttgtataattgTTTAGATatcaactttttatatatatatatatatatatatttaatattcatattgaGAGTGCAAGAATTCATGTATTCTCATCCCACCTGaaccatttataaaaatatatatattaaaataactaattaaataaaattaagttaagatGCACCATATTTTCAAACACAATCCATTCAAATCCACTCATAAgatcaaagagaaaaaaaatctaaccGAGATGTATTTTCCAAGTCAAAGTTGGACTTTCCTACAAGAAAATTCAACAATTAAgctaaatatgaaaaaaaaagaatgtaaCAGTTCATTGCATCTAAAAAAATGGTACTAGTTATAGAACTAATTGCCCCTAATTTACTATAAAAATTCtacttatttttcaataataattttttttaatgatgcAAAATTGGACAACCTTTGTTTACAAAAGAacactaattaataataatggtgTACTTATTATATGATGGTCCCATCCTTTATTGTAGCATTCTTCAAGATGACAGTGAGCCCAGACCTAATGTAGAATCCTTCTTCTGGCCTAGCAGCTTCTTCAACACCCTAGAATCATTATTTTTGAagcatttttatatttgtttttaacatcaatttaaaaaaatgatataatcaATAGATAAAACTTACATCATTATTTGCAATTATCACATTTTTTCCAATCTTGGCATTCTTGTCAATGATGCAATTTctacacacacaaaaaaaaaaatcataatttactCAAATACTTCATTTGAAAATACTTTCTCGAGTAACCTTCAAAACGCAAccatttgattataaaaaaatgtatgtaAATATACTTTTTTAGCCATCGCCGAGTCCAATTGGACTAGATCACCACTAGATCTTTTATGTGTATAAACATATCAACCGGACTAAGTTAAGATATATCTCATTTCAATCCAAACCCGTGTTTTCAAAATGATGACATTGAATATACATATATGGGACATTTGAAAACATTGTTATTGGAATgtcaatatgtttttttttaaacactttTTTTATTGTCTTAGTATTAATTCAAatgttaatttagataaaataatgttttgaaatataactaaattggacatatatttataaaacttttgctgatttttttttatccatgtTCAAAAAGTGTTTCGAAATATAGAGCTAAAAGCACCTTATTTTTGTATTTCGGCCGACACCAATGGCAACCTTTCCATCTGCTAATAATGATGCAATTTCCGGTTCGGTTTGGTAGTAATCAGCACCCAACATCATCGTATCCTGCAAATTTAAATTCCATCAACGAATGTGCTAATTTTTCGACCCAACATGTTTAAGATCAAgttatataaacttaaaatcaCATAATCAAAAGAAATCATATTGACAAAAAGAAGCCCCTTAAGATTTGGTTAGTAGGATCACCTTGAGCTCAACACCACTGTCTAACCTTGAGCGAACACCTATAACCGAGTGTTCGATATAACATTCGTGCAAAAAACACCCGTGTGAAATTATCGCATCAACAATCtgaaacaaaaaacaaaattattttgtaacaattaaattattatttctttgcATTAACAACTAGAATCACGAGttacataaaaaacaaaattatttcttCACAACATTTTTGTTTGTGTTGCTCCTACCTTGCATTTTTCCATTTTGGTAGGTGGCAAGTACCTTGGAGAAGTGAAAAAAGGCGTCTTTGGATCGCTAAAGTCAAATTTTGGCGGCTGCAACATGTTAAAAAGATCGTTCAAGTTCAATTCTCACTTTTGcgaaaaaagtaattttgataatCAATATTGCAAAACTAACATGTTCTGTTAAGGCCAAGTTGGCATCGAAGAAGGATTTTATCGTCCCAATATCCTCCCAATAGTCATTGAACAAATAAGCCTGTTAATGCCATAACACAATTCAGATCATaacaaacattaaaaaaaacaagacaTGCTTGGTTTTAAAGGCATTATTTCTTACTTGAACATTATGATGTTCCACAGCAGAAGGAATAATTTCAGATCCAAAGTCATTAGATGAAGGATAACTCCACCTTAAAAGCTTTAACAAGACTTCAGTTTTGAATACATAAACACCCATTGATGCAATGTAGGGATATCGATCCGCATCTTCTTCCGATAACCCGAGAATAGAAGTGTCCACTTTCTGAAACAtcgagaaaaaaaaacattatattgagTTTCTCGAAAATATATACCTTCTAATTATGGTCAACCTTAGAGAATGCAACATATACATTTGCATAGAGTCATCACAAGTGTAacttataaaaaagaaaattaactaactaacatgattttttataaattatttaagagcAAGCAAAAAAACACAACTTTAGGCTAATTTGGTagaatattgaaacaacaatttaaatgaataaattgatcCTCATTTACCATATCTTTAAGTGCAGGACCCTTTGGCTTTTCAGCAAATTGAATTATCCGACCTGTTTCGTCGATTTTCATCAACCCGTAATCCGATGCTCGACTACAAAAACAAGTTTTTCGTAAACATCATAATTAAACGATTCTTAaaagaacatttaaaattaatcgaGAGAAATAAAATCACCTATCATCCATAGGAACACAAGAAACTGTAATATCAGCATTAGTATCAACATGCTTCTgcaataacatatataatcacataaataaataaaaaaaaagttaaattcgattagaaaagtaaataaattatcaaactcAACCAAACCTGCACAAATTCCAAATAATTCATCCTATATAGATGATCACCCGACAAAATCACAATGTGTTCGACATTTTTGTTCTTCGCGTCCTGTCATTTTATTCATGTAAATCTACAACTAACCGCAacagttgaatttaaaaaataataataaatttgtttttatatacctcaaatacccaaacaaatTGTCTAACAGCATCTGCTGTTCCTTGAAACCACTTCTTTCCTGCTTCTCCTGGAGTTTGAGTAGCTGCAAGAACCTGCAaacaattttacaaaaaaaaatcctaagattatttgaaaaacgcGTAAATCCTGCTTTCTTTCGCATTTTACCTCGACAAAACCGTCGCCAAAATTCAAACCATTTCCGAAGTTGTAAGTTCGAGCAATGTGACGGTTAAGGGAAAAGGAATTGAATTGAGTCAAGATGAAAATCTTTTTAATCCCACTATTGATGCAATTACTCATGGGTACATCAATTAGTCTATAACATCCCCCAATTGGAACCtgcaaaaaattaaatagaaattgGTATTGTTGtcacttttaaaaaatcataattctattcaaaaatgtttaaaacttaaaattgaataataccTGATCCAAATTATAGAGAGAttgttttgttataaaaaaatattttattcatatcatttgattattaaaattattaaatttaataaaaataataatattttagttcatAGTtggaaatttttaaataatttaaaactgatCAAAAATCATTTCCCCTCTCTTATATCAAATcactatatttattaattaaattattaaaactttatttatttatttattttttattttagtttatcattatatattaataacttttaaatttttatttcttaaaaaaaacttactttctaaaaaaaaatcacagaATTTGTATGTAATccacatattattttaatttaaatactaataaCAGAATATgaccttaattttttaattaattgaaaggaTTGATTTACTTAAAATTACAATGagataatttctataaaataaaaataaataaaatccttaaaaatttcaacaaacaaaataatctacaaatattgagttatattgaaatttttatccaaaatttaatattttctctacTTTCACTTGATATATCAACCACTCATTTGTCtactaaaataacaaaataatttatttaatatcttctcttatttatttaaatgataaaataaaaattaaactttaaaaaactttttttttaaactaagtcaaatacaaatttaacccaaaaacCCAGATAAATCCATAAAAttccaacatcaaacaagctattggaaaataaaattaaaattccaatCCTGAATTAGGTTACAAATTCATAAATTCATTGCATGTTGGCTGTTTCTTCTCTCATTCGGATcaagatatataatttatatttatgttctAAATCATTGAAGTTCTTGCTGGATCATAACccatattatataaatgtaaattttaaaaaaatatattaataagaatatggattatattaataaaaatggaaatattaAAAGTTCTTACAGCTGGTTTTGCCCTTCTTCCGGTAAGAGGAAAGAGTCGTGTACCAGCACCTCCACCTAAAATGATCGAAGCAATATTCTTCGGATCTACCATCGGACGATCAAACATCTACAAATTCAATAACATGgtcaaaattgtttttttttgtaaggttTAATGTAATTTAAACACAATATCATGAACAAACCATGTCTTTTTCTTCTTCGAGGTGAGAAAAAACAACAAAACCACGTCGAAATCTCGCATTTTTATTATCAATCCTCAGCTGTTTAGACAGGCGAACGCCACCAAGAACCTTGGTGGCGTTGAAGCTCCGACGAGCTTTCGTTTCTCCCAAAAAGCTGCCGGCATTGAAATGTAGTGGATTCACATTGGCCATTATGCAGCAGCAATTCATTTGTGATTTTGATtagtttaagaaaatataaaccTCTACTAGTAAATTAATGTATATCAGAGAATTAGTTTACCACTATTATAGCTACAGATCCTAATTTTTAGTTCTCCaaatattatgtaataaaaaaattaataagggAGTAGATTGTGGTCATGTAATTTGTAGTATTGGTATTCATTTTATTgtgattattataatattatcacaattctatataaactttttttaaaataaaaagacattTTGTAGAGCCCATAAATCTAATAATGTTGATTGTGTTAGCAATGTTCTAAAACTCATTGATTGTTATTATTGAATTGCATAATCATTTTCTGTTTTTGAATGAATTTTCATTTGTGATTACATACCACAATTGCTCACATTAGTCAAATAATATCAGaagttttattaaatagaattttaacTATGAATTGTGTTATAATTACATGAGACTCGAACCATCatcattttagttatttaaaaaattatcccAAATGGGCTTCTTACTTTATCGtagtgttttttttcttaattaatttatcatatttataaaagagaaataataattttctatcTTTTCGAATATTTTGTAACTATTTTCacacattatatattttttgtaagaCATTCAAACTGCATTCGACAATTTAGAACGTGTATATCTTGAAaaattactaaatttaaaatataaatacgtTTAAATTGGTATATTGTACACAGTGTTTGTCCATTTAGGAAAAGtctcaaattaataaaattatgatagttCGAATTTCATAGGACTCAATTAAAAAGTTTGTACTCAATTTAATAAAGTACACAAATTTGAGCATCAAATAGTAATTGAATCAATCCAATTGTCTTCATGAAATATGATTGAGAAATAAGAAATGTGTGTTATCAAAGACTATACAAATAGGAAAGGATATAAGCAATTTTATCTTGAGGAaacttatttatcaattatttctaaagaaattatcaTTTCAAACTTTTTTCAGATTTGTGTAAGTtccattttaataaaatatgtcaAATGAGATTAAGCTAACTAGGAAGATCCTCGTTCGTGCagtgcacacggataaaaatatattgttataacgcCTTGTGTTATCAAatttggttgaatttaaaatataaagttttattagcctagttgattaaagagttgtacttatttttgttaggttgcgagttcgaaacatacctatagcatttttaattttgtttttaaccgttttaagtttatgaacgggtcaactcagaatccgacccaagtatctattactctcacatatatatccaaattaaccacaactctcgactcggtaatccggacactttcaaaattaagcatcctattatatatatatatagattgagatatcatatttctatatatttcaAACCACTTTAATTGGAGTTGGAAagtcttttttaaaatattgttgaattttgtttttcaatttttatggtaAGTAATACATAGACCCActcttaaagtaaaaataaccatatttaaatatttgtatgatCAGATTCTAAAGTCTTGTTTGAAGCggctaatttatttattattttgatattttgataatatttcatcatattattacaattttagaCATG is drawn from Impatiens glandulifera chromosome 3, dImpGla2.1, whole genome shotgun sequence and contains these coding sequences:
- the LOC124929433 gene encoding uncharacterized sugar kinase slr0537, with the translated sequence MGIEIHHTDDHKSGGDEKKQLFSSLPPLVLGLQPSALIDHVAKVDSYLLSKIPGETGGSFPVEVEELEQILTEVNIHGLSSSSPNEQSLWKTMAGGSVANSIRGLSAGFGISTGIIGTCGDDELGKLFQSNMNSYGVNISRLRKQNEKTAQCVCLVDELGNRTMRPCLSNAAKIQADELSRDDFKGSRWLVIRYAIANLDIIHSAIRIAKQEGLFISLDLASFEMVRKFREPLLELLESRNIDLCFANEDEAMELLRGEENSNPEAALEFLSKYCKWAVVTLGANGCTAKNGKEIVKVPAIGETIAKDATGAGDLFACGFLYGMVKGLSMEECCRIGTCSGAAVIRSLGGEVTTENWQWMHKQLETEGLNLSSNNNNSI
- the LOC124931891 gene encoding glucose-1-phosphate adenylyltransferase large subunit, chloroplastic/amyloplastic-like; this encodes MFDRPMVDPKNIASIILGGGAGTRLFPLTGRRAKPAVPIGGCYRLIDVPMSNCINSGIKKIFILTQFNSFSLNRHIARTYNFGNGLNFGDGFVEVLAATQTPGEAGKKWFQGTADAVRQFVWVFEDAKNKNVEHIVILSGDHLYRMNYLEFVQKHVDTNADITVSCVPMDDSRASDYGLMKIDETGRIIQFAEKPKGPALKDMKVDTSILGLSEEDADRYPYIASMGVYVFKTEVLLKLLRWSYPSSNDFGSEIIPSAVEHHNVQAYLFNDYWEDIGTIKSFFDANLALTEHPPKFDFSDPKTPFFTSPRYLPPTKMEKCKIVDAIISHGCFLHECYIEHSVIGVRSRLDSGVELKDTMMLGADYYQTEPEIASLLADGKVAIGVGRNTKIRNCIIDKNAKIGKNVIIANNDGVEEAARPEEGFYIRSGLTVILKNATIKDGTII